A genomic segment from Burkholderia plantarii encodes:
- a CDS encoding MSMEG_1061 family FMN-dependent PPOX-type flavoprotein, with protein sequence MTSNETRNESQGDRRPDLDTLYDPPVQRIQKAVLDRLIGCHIEYLKAATFFCLATGSEHGLDASPRGGPPGFVRVLDSRTVAYADWPGNNRIESLRNLESDGRLGLMFLFPGLDIFMRINGRGRISTEPSLLAALTEGERIPKTATVVTIDEVLMHCGKAINRAKLWQDDSRISPHALPTVGQMLAELTMLDDAQAGMTDEQIEQVNAHYQHGMHNDLY encoded by the coding sequence ATGACCTCGAATGAGACCCGCAATGAGAGCCAAGGTGACCGGCGACCAGACTTGGACACGCTTTACGATCCGCCCGTCCAAAGGATCCAAAAAGCCGTGCTTGACCGCCTCATCGGGTGTCACATCGAATACCTGAAGGCGGCAACCTTCTTCTGCCTGGCCACCGGCAGCGAGCACGGACTCGACGCATCGCCGCGCGGCGGTCCGCCAGGTTTCGTCCGCGTGCTCGATAGCCGAACCGTGGCGTACGCCGACTGGCCTGGCAACAACCGGATCGAGTCACTGCGTAATCTCGAAAGCGACGGCCGCCTGGGGCTGATGTTTTTGTTTCCGGGCCTGGATATCTTCATGCGTATCAACGGGCGCGGCCGGATCTCGACCGAGCCCTCGCTGCTGGCGGCGCTCACGGAAGGCGAGCGCATCCCTAAGACGGCCACCGTGGTGACCATCGACGAGGTACTGATGCATTGCGGCAAGGCCATTAACCGAGCAAAGCTCTGGCAGGACGACTCCCGCATCTCCCCCCATGCTCTCCCGACGGTCGGGCAGATGCTCGCAGAACTGACCATGCTCGACGACGCGCAGGCCGGAATGACCGACGAACAGATTGAGCAAGTCAATGCTCATTACCAACATGGGATGCACAACGACCTCTACTGA
- a CDS encoding GNAT family N-acetyltransferase — MLTSLPLTNESASDRASVLRIFTEAPAYTELVEGRPPSTEDVDDFFFGKPVGTDAAHKSVFGFYVEWDMIGCADVIRSYPNGDCVWIGLMLFSEAHQGRGYGKAALGLLIEMAGEWGYRTAQLAVVSTNPRAYSFWQREGFAEIRRESSPRFTGELIVLQRPIR; from the coding sequence ATGCTTACATCGCTCCCACTTACCAACGAATCGGCCAGCGACCGCGCAAGCGTCTTACGCATCTTCACCGAAGCACCTGCCTACACTGAACTTGTCGAAGGTCGTCCGCCCTCCACGGAAGATGTCGACGACTTCTTCTTCGGCAAGCCAGTGGGCACAGATGCGGCACACAAATCAGTGTTTGGATTCTATGTTGAATGGGACATGATCGGCTGCGCGGATGTAATCCGTTCGTATCCAAATGGCGACTGCGTATGGATCGGCCTGATGCTTTTCTCCGAGGCACATCAGGGGCGAGGCTACGGGAAGGCCGCATTAGGGTTGTTGATTGAGATGGCGGGCGAATGGGGCTACCGCACGGCGCAACTTGCAGTTGTTTCAACCAATCCTCGCGCCTATTCATTCTGGCAGCGCGAGGGCTTCGCGGAGATTCGACGCGAAAGCAGTCCGCGGTTTACCGGCGAACTCATCGTCTTGCAACGCCCAATCCGGTAG
- a CDS encoding TonB C-terminal domain-containing protein → MKKKNWKFAACVVFSQLTGCANDIAQTTSNVPTIPLEQVINHCLARVAPQGGPTPTQNNLTASQWIGYVTCAMSSNLRVDVDQVHENPAATVEILIGNDGAINSVKRLRTSGNEAWDRAVDISIRAAPPLAPAPTARYFSKLDLIFTPFSQGGGMSRGATLTGQSHWSMHQCTTAGGAVACN, encoded by the coding sequence ATGAAAAAGAAGAACTGGAAATTCGCTGCCTGCGTCGTGTTTTCTCAGCTAACGGGGTGCGCAAACGATATTGCACAGACGACAAGCAATGTGCCAACGATACCCCTCGAGCAAGTAATCAACCATTGCTTGGCGCGCGTTGCCCCGCAAGGAGGGCCGACGCCTACGCAAAACAACCTCACTGCATCGCAATGGATCGGCTATGTCACTTGCGCCATGAGTAGCAATTTGCGAGTCGACGTCGATCAGGTTCACGAGAACCCGGCGGCAACTGTCGAGATCCTCATAGGCAATGATGGGGCTATCAACTCCGTGAAGCGCTTGCGGACGAGTGGCAATGAAGCTTGGGATCGTGCTGTCGACATATCGATCAGAGCTGCACCTCCTCTGGCGCCAGCGCCTACTGCACGCTATTTTTCGAAGTTGGATCTGATTTTCACGCCATTTTCACAAGGTGGCGGGATGAGTCGTGGCGCAACTCTGACAGGGCAAAGTCATTGGTCGATGCACCAATGCACGACGGCCGGCGGTGCCGTAGCATGCAATTAG
- a CDS encoding AraC family transcriptional regulator: protein MSHLNFDANARDSSAGPVVFVVAGRGEDEHATEPHQHARGQLFGSLRGLLTVELDEGVWVVPAIHAVWIPPHYKHGGKTHGPFHGWSAYIAEAACGSLPKQPCALRTSGLLREAVLRASQWPIAALDEQKTHVAEVILDEIRTLPIEPLGLPFPRDPRLHRIARALIANPADDRDLKRWATWASVSSRTLSRRFVAETGFNFTAWRQRARLMRSLEMLAAGMPVTAIALDLGYSTASAYITLFRRTFAETPAAYRLRLQS, encoded by the coding sequence ATGAGCCACTTGAATTTCGATGCGAACGCGCGCGACAGTTCGGCCGGGCCGGTCGTGTTCGTCGTCGCTGGACGTGGCGAGGATGAGCACGCCACTGAGCCGCATCAACATGCGCGTGGACAACTCTTCGGCTCCCTTCGCGGCCTCCTGACCGTGGAGCTCGACGAGGGCGTATGGGTTGTTCCCGCGATCCATGCCGTGTGGATACCTCCCCACTACAAACACGGCGGCAAGACACACGGCCCATTCCATGGCTGGAGCGCATACATCGCCGAGGCTGCGTGCGGGAGCCTGCCCAAGCAGCCCTGCGCGCTGCGGACCTCGGGGCTGCTTCGAGAGGCGGTGCTGCGCGCGAGCCAATGGCCGATCGCTGCGCTCGACGAGCAGAAGACGCACGTGGCCGAAGTCATCCTCGACGAAATCCGGACGCTCCCGATCGAACCCCTGGGCCTGCCGTTTCCGCGCGATCCGCGTCTACATCGGATAGCCAGGGCGTTGATCGCCAACCCAGCTGATGACCGTGATCTGAAGCGCTGGGCAACGTGGGCGTCAGTAAGTTCACGCACGCTGAGCCGCCGATTCGTCGCGGAAACTGGGTTCAATTTCACGGCGTGGCGCCAGCGGGCGAGATTGATGCGGTCGCTCGAAATGCTCGCGGCCGGGATGCCGGTCACTGCGATAGCGCTCGACCTGGGCTATTCGACGGCCAGTGCCTACATCACTTTGTTCAGACGCACATTCGCTGAAACCCCCGCTGCTTACCGGCTTCGACTTCAGTCCTGA